A genomic stretch from Methylorubrum extorquens includes:
- a CDS encoding BolA-like protein (Evidence 3 : Putative function from multiple computational evidences) produces the protein MPMDAREIESMIREALPDAHVEIKDLAGDGDHYAATVISAAFKGKTRVAQHQMVYGALQGRMGGVLHALALTTGVPQD, from the coding sequence ATGCCGATGGATGCGCGCGAGATCGAGTCGATGATCCGCGAGGCGCTGCCCGACGCGCACGTCGAGATCAAGGATCTGGCGGGCGACGGCGACCACTACGCGGCGACCGTTATCTCCGCCGCCTTCAAGGGCAAGACCCGCGTCGCCCAGCATCAGATGGTCTACGGCGCGCTCCAGGGACGGATGGGGGGCGTGCTCCACGCTCTTGCGCTGACCACGGGTGTCCCGCAGGATTGA
- the purL gene encoding phosphoribosylformylglycinamide synthetase (Evidence 2b : Function from indirect experimental evidences (e.g. phenotypes); PubMedId : 1398079, 8828210; Product type e : enzyme), which produces MFRNDVPITPELVRQHGLTPDEYERFRALVGREPTLTELGIVSAMWNEHCSYKSSRKHLRGLPTSGPHVIQGPGENAGVIDIGDGLACVFKMESHNHPSFIEPYQGAATGVGGILRDVFTMGARPIAALNALRFGSPDHPRTRHLVSGVVAGVGGYGNSFGVPTVGGLVGFHRRYDGNILVNAMAVGLARTDAIFYAAATGVGNPIVYLGSKTGRDGIHGATMASAEFDESSESKRPTVQVGDPFAEKLLLEACLELMASGAVIAIQDMGAAGLTCSAVEMGAKGDLGVELHLEKVPTREEGMTPYEMMLSESQERMLMVLKPGMEAEAQAIFVKWGLDFAVIGHTTDTLRFVIKHNGETVADLPIKELGDEAPLYDRPHIANTHQPVIAAASVEASVPNSEALKRLVGSPELASKRWVYEQYDHFILGNTVQKPGGDAAIVRVEDGPKGLAISTDVTPRYCEADPVEGGRQAVAEAWRNITAVGARPLAITDNLNFGNPEKPEVMGQLVGCLKGIGEACLALDFPVVSGNVSLYNETNGIGILPTPTIGGVGVIDDVECHATVALKREGDVLVLIGRTEGWLGQSLYLSEIAGREEGAPPPVDLAIERRNGDFVRSLIVSGIADTVHDLSDGGLAVALAEMAMAGGLGAALPAAPEGVPVHAYLFGEDQGRYLIAVPAEAAADLLYSASAQGIDASTVGIVAGDSLVLPGEETISVAELKAAHEGWFPAYMASQPAAPAA; this is translated from the coding sequence ATGTTTCGCAACGATGTTCCGATCACACCCGAGCTGGTGCGCCAGCACGGCCTGACACCCGACGAGTACGAGCGCTTCCGCGCCCTCGTCGGCCGCGAGCCGACGCTGACCGAACTCGGCATCGTCTCGGCGATGTGGAACGAGCACTGCTCGTACAAGTCCTCGCGCAAGCACTTGCGCGGCCTGCCGACCTCCGGTCCGCACGTGATCCAGGGGCCGGGCGAGAATGCCGGCGTGATCGATATCGGCGACGGCCTCGCCTGCGTCTTCAAGATGGAGAGCCACAACCACCCGAGCTTCATCGAGCCCTACCAGGGCGCGGCGACCGGCGTCGGCGGCATCCTGCGCGACGTGTTCACCATGGGTGCACGGCCGATCGCGGCGCTCAACGCGCTCCGCTTCGGCTCGCCGGACCATCCGCGCACCCGCCACCTCGTCTCGGGTGTCGTCGCGGGCGTGGGCGGCTACGGCAATTCCTTCGGCGTGCCGACGGTGGGCGGCCTCGTCGGCTTCCATCGGCGCTACGACGGCAACATCCTCGTCAACGCCATGGCGGTGGGCCTCGCCCGCACCGACGCGATCTTCTACGCGGCCGCCACGGGCGTCGGAAACCCGATCGTCTATCTCGGCTCGAAGACCGGCCGCGACGGCATCCACGGCGCCACCATGGCCTCGGCCGAGTTCGACGAGTCGAGCGAGTCGAAGCGACCGACGGTGCAGGTCGGCGATCCCTTCGCCGAGAAGCTGCTGCTGGAGGCCTGCCTCGAGCTGATGGCCTCGGGCGCCGTCATCGCGATTCAGGACATGGGCGCGGCCGGCCTCACCTGCTCGGCCGTCGAGATGGGCGCCAAGGGCGATCTTGGCGTGGAGCTGCACCTCGAAAAGGTGCCGACCCGCGAAGAGGGCATGACCCCCTACGAGATGATGCTCTCGGAGAGCCAGGAGCGGATGCTCATGGTGCTCAAGCCCGGCATGGAAGCCGAGGCGCAGGCTATCTTCGTGAAGTGGGGCCTCGATTTCGCGGTCATCGGCCACACCACCGATACGCTGCGCTTCGTCATCAAGCACAACGGTGAGACCGTCGCCGACCTGCCGATCAAGGAACTCGGCGACGAGGCTCCGCTCTACGACCGCCCGCACATCGCCAACACGCATCAGCCGGTGATCGCTGCGGCGAGCGTCGAGGCGAGTGTGCCGAACTCGGAGGCGCTCAAGCGTCTGGTCGGCTCGCCCGAGCTCGCCTCGAAGCGCTGGGTCTACGAGCAGTACGATCACTTCATCCTCGGCAACACCGTGCAGAAGCCCGGCGGCGACGCCGCCATCGTCCGGGTCGAGGACGGGCCGAAGGGTCTCGCGATCTCCACCGACGTGACGCCGCGCTACTGCGAAGCCGATCCGGTCGAGGGCGGACGCCAAGCGGTTGCGGAAGCGTGGCGCAACATCACGGCCGTCGGCGCACGCCCGCTCGCGATCACCGACAACCTCAACTTCGGAAACCCGGAGAAGCCCGAGGTGATGGGCCAGCTCGTCGGCTGCCTGAAGGGCATCGGCGAAGCCTGTCTCGCCCTCGACTTCCCCGTCGTGTCCGGCAACGTCTCGCTCTACAACGAGACCAACGGCATCGGCATCCTTCCGACCCCGACCATCGGCGGCGTCGGCGTCATCGATGATGTCGAGTGCCACGCCACGGTCGCGCTCAAGCGCGAGGGCGATGTGCTCGTGCTGATCGGGCGCACCGAGGGCTGGCTTGGCCAGTCGCTCTACCTCTCCGAGATCGCGGGCCGCGAAGAGGGTGCGCCGCCGCCGGTCGATCTGGCGATCGAGCGCCGCAACGGCGACTTCGTACGCAGCCTCATCGTCTCCGGCATCGCAGACACGGTGCACGACCTCTCCGACGGCGGCCTCGCCGTGGCTTTGGCCGAGATGGCGATGGCTGGCGGCCTTGGCGCGGCCCTGCCGGCGGCGCCGGAGGGCGTGCCGGTTCATGCCTACCTGTTCGGCGAGGATCAGGGCCGCTACCTGATCGCGGTTCCCGCGGAGGCGGCCGCCGACCTTCTCTACAGCGCCTCGGCGCAGGGCATCGACGCATCGACCGTCGGCATCGTCGCGGGCGACAGCTTGGTGCTGCCGGGCGAAGAGACCATATCCGTGGCCGAGCTGAAGGCCGCGCATGAGGGCTGGTTCCCCGCCTACATGGCGAGCCAGCCGGCCGCACCTGCGGCGTAA